A genomic region of bacterium contains the following coding sequences:
- a CDS encoding phosphatidylserine decarboxylase family protein, translated as MSREGLVTIFIVNILVSIAIIMYATLGSGWIALVIALLLVELLVLWFFRDPERTIAGDDNTIIAPADGKVVLIRDVREDKYLKSEATQISIFLSVFNVHVNRYPLGGTIAFYEYMKGKFMVAFDDKASELNEQTIVGLEHPRVKILFKQITGLLARRIVFYGKQGDRVDRGTRCGIMKFGSRMDIIVPKNVDIKVKVGDTTTAGETIIGIIK; from the coding sequence ATATCGCGCGAAGGCCTTGTAACGATTTTCATCGTAAACATACTCGTTTCGATAGCAATCATCATGTATGCTACGCTGGGCTCCGGATGGATCGCACTGGTGATCGCGTTGCTTTTAGTCGAACTGCTCGTACTATGGTTCTTTCGTGATCCCGAACGAACAATCGCTGGTGATGACAATACGATCATTGCCCCGGCAGACGGCAAAGTTGTTTTGATACGCGATGTTCGCGAAGATAAATACCTCAAGTCGGAGGCTACACAAATCAGTATTTTTCTGTCTGTATTCAATGTACACGTCAATCGCTATCCTTTAGGTGGGACAATCGCTTTTTATGAGTATATGAAAGGTAAGTTCATGGTAGCTTTTGATGACAAAGCATCCGAGCTAAATGAGCAAACCATCGTCGGCCTAGAGCATCCACGTGTAAAAATTCTATTCAAACAAATAACCGGCCTTCTTGCACGTCGAATAGTGTTTTACGGAAAACAAGGCGACCGTGTTGATCGCGGTACACGCTGTGGGATTATGAAATTCGGTTCCCGCATGGACATTATCGTTCCGAAAAACGTAGACATCAAAGTTAAAGTCGGTGACACGACAACGGCCGGAGAAACCATAATCGGCATCATAAAGTAA
- a CDS encoding phosphoribosylaminoimidazolesuccinocarboxamide synthase, which translates to MEVNIKKLEKEKIFLEGTIKKFYSTNNPDYLLMECKNDLVPMDTKKVMKARGKGQINTELTSYVFQFLESYHIPTHYVGKYDDKSLVVRNLEMIPIYVVVRNIAAGSFAKNFKMSDGDPLPAPIIEFYFKNDKMGNPMVNEYHLYAFGSANQDEVRTIQRLSGKVNAIVRNFFERRGFQLVDIKLEFGRQKGKIYLADELTLDTCRLWDINRGRKFDKEIAAAKENDLHKIYGEVRQTITHPKTRDERPTIHD; encoded by the coding sequence TATCAAGAAACTCGAGAAAGAAAAAATATTTCTTGAAGGAACGATTAAAAAATTCTACTCAACAAATAATCCTGATTATTTGTTGATGGAATGTAAAAATGATCTCGTGCCTATGGATACAAAAAAAGTGATGAAAGCACGTGGGAAAGGTCAGATTAATACAGAGCTTACATCGTATGTATTTCAATTTCTTGAGAGCTATCATATCCCTACGCACTACGTCGGCAAATACGACGACAAATCCCTCGTGGTACGCAATCTTGAAATGATTCCTATTTATGTCGTGGTACGGAATATCGCAGCCGGCAGTTTCGCAAAAAACTTTAAGATGAGCGATGGCGACCCTTTACCTGCTCCGATCATTGAATTTTATTTTAAAAATGATAAAATGGGCAACCCGATGGTCAACGAATACCATCTGTATGCGTTCGGCTCGGCCAATCAGGATGAAGTACGTACGATCCAGAGGCTTTCCGGTAAGGTCAACGCGATTGTTCGTAATTTCTTTGAACGTCGCGGTTTTCAGTTAGTAGACATCAAACTTGAATTTGGCCGGCAAAAAGGTAAGATCTATTTGGCTGACGAATTGACCTTAGATACCTGCCGTTTGTGGGATATTAACCGCGGCCGCAAATTTGACAAGGAAATAGCCGCCGCTAAAGAAAATGATTTGCATAAAATTTATGGCGAGGTACGACAAACGATAACGCATCCTAAAACACGGGATGAGCGACCAACCATTCACGATTAA